In Tessaracoccus flavus, the following are encoded in one genomic region:
- a CDS encoding PspC domain-containing protein, whose amino-acid sequence MKLTRSNDGMIGGVAAGLAKAFNIDATIVRLAFVLVTVLGGSGVLIYVALWVILPREDTGGTIAEEQFRKARSWYDGRRGGPGGSNDYTI is encoded by the coding sequence ATGAAGCTCACCCGTTCCAATGACGGCATGATCGGCGGCGTCGCCGCTGGTCTCGCCAAGGCTTTCAACATCGACGCCACCATCGTGCGGCTCGCGTTCGTCCTCGTCACCGTTCTCGGCGGCAGCGGCGTGCTCATCTACGTCGCGCTCTGGGTGATCCTGCCCCGCGAAGACACCGGAGGCACCATCGCCGAAGAGCAGTTCCGCAAGGCGCGCTCGTGGTACGACGGACGTCGCGGCGGCCCGGGTGGGTCCAACGACTACACCATCTGA
- a CDS encoding response regulator, with the protein MNDEAPKRLSDLKVVIVDDHAMFRAGVRHEIGQHVHVTAEADDVASAVDAITRTDPDVVLLDVHLPGGGGAEVIKQTLAIKPNVKFLALSVSDAAQDVIGVIRAGARGYVTKSISSDELLEGMARVAGGDAVFSPRLAGFVLDAFSGAIDVSGIDEELDKLSAREREVLKLIARGYAYKEVARELFISIKTVETHVSSVLRKLQLSNRHQLTKWATDRHLI; encoded by the coding sequence ATGAATGATGAGGCCCCCAAACGGCTGTCGGACCTCAAGGTCGTCATCGTCGACGACCATGCCATGTTCCGCGCGGGCGTCCGGCATGAGATCGGGCAGCACGTGCACGTCACCGCCGAGGCTGACGATGTCGCCTCCGCCGTCGACGCGATCACACGGACCGACCCCGACGTCGTGCTTCTGGACGTGCATCTGCCAGGCGGCGGCGGGGCCGAGGTCATCAAGCAGACGCTGGCCATCAAGCCGAACGTCAAGTTCCTGGCGCTGTCGGTCTCAGATGCTGCGCAGGACGTCATCGGGGTTATCCGCGCCGGGGCGCGCGGGTACGTGACGAAGTCGATCAGCAGCGACGAGCTCCTTGAAGGGATGGCTCGCGTCGCCGGGGGGGACGCTGTGTTCTCGCCGCGTCTCGCGGGGTTTGTGCTCGATGCCTTCAGCGGGGCAATCGACGTCTCGGGGATCGACGAGGAGCTCGACAAGCTGAGCGCCCGCGAACGTGAGGTGTTGAAGCTCATCGCCCGCGGCTACGCCTACAAGGAGGTGGCCCGCGAGTTGTTCATCTCCATCAAGACGGTCGAGACTCACGTCTCGAGTGTGCTGCGCAAGCTACAGCTCTCGAACCGGCACCAGTTGACGAAGTGGGCCACCGACCGCCACCTCATCTGA
- a CDS encoding ATP-binding protein, translating to MTDQRDLLRAPPRAPLGRRVEGRMIAGVAVGLSEHLDLSVRVVRFGFVLLSFLSGMGVVAYLALWVFMPRANTVESAAGLDAAARRGMRPASSTATQRADTGILVSGGMIAVGILWAFVVAGAVPSNLFWPAVLGGAGVIVIWLQVDERVPHAADQVAVGPWGRFTRGGGAMSVLRLMGGLLLVLAGVTWILATRVGLAQLPGILGASALLLAGLVVVAAPWLYQQRGRIRRAEAERLRAEARSDMAAHLHDSVLQTLALIQRQAGDAATVSALARKQERELRTWLYGETPRDESLRAALAAIASDVESNFPINVEVVCVGDAQVDDRVQALVQAVREAVINAAKHSQSPRVDVYAEVLGTGIEAFVRDRGVGFDPARVPEGRMGVRESIKARLERQGGTAVIRSEAGTGTEVRLEI from the coding sequence ATGACCGACCAGCGTGACCTGCTTCGCGCGCCCCCCCGCGCGCCCCTGGGCCGCAGGGTCGAGGGGCGGATGATCGCGGGCGTGGCGGTCGGGCTGTCCGAGCATCTGGACCTGAGCGTGCGGGTGGTGCGCTTCGGCTTCGTGCTGCTGTCCTTCCTGTCCGGCATGGGGGTCGTCGCCTACCTCGCGCTCTGGGTGTTCATGCCTCGCGCCAACACCGTCGAGAGCGCGGCCGGTCTCGACGCTGCAGCGCGCCGCGGCATGCGCCCCGCAAGCTCGACGGCGACGCAACGGGCCGACACAGGGATCCTCGTGTCGGGAGGGATGATCGCCGTGGGCATCCTGTGGGCGTTCGTCGTGGCCGGTGCAGTCCCCTCGAACCTCTTCTGGCCAGCGGTCCTCGGTGGAGCGGGCGTCATCGTCATCTGGCTGCAGGTGGACGAGCGCGTGCCCCACGCCGCGGACCAGGTCGCCGTCGGCCCCTGGGGACGGTTTACGCGCGGCGGCGGAGCCATGAGCGTTCTGCGTCTGATGGGCGGCTTGCTCCTCGTCCTGGCGGGGGTCACCTGGATCCTGGCCACCAGGGTGGGCCTGGCCCAGCTCCCGGGAATCCTGGGCGCCAGTGCCCTCCTCCTGGCGGGACTCGTCGTCGTGGCCGCGCCGTGGCTGTACCAGCAGCGAGGCCGCATCCGTAGGGCGGAGGCGGAGCGGTTACGCGCCGAGGCGCGCTCGGACATGGCGGCGCATCTGCACGACTCGGTGCTGCAGACGCTCGCACTCATTCAGCGCCAAGCGGGCGATGCGGCCACCGTCTCCGCATTGGCGAGGAAGCAGGAGAGGGAGCTGCGGACCTGGCTCTACGGCGAGACCCCCCGCGACGAGTCCCTCCGGGCGGCGCTCGCCGCGATTGCGAGCGACGTCGAATCCAACTTCCCGATCAACGTCGAGGTCGTGTGTGTCGGCGACGCCCAGGTGGACGACCGGGTGCAGGCGCTCGTCCAGGCGGTTCGGGAAGCTGTCATCAACGCCGCGAAACACTCGCAGTCGCCCAGGGTGGACGTCTACGCGGAGGTGCTGGGGACCGGAATCGAGGCGTTCGTCCGCGACCGCGGCGTCGGCTTCGATCCGGCCAGGGTGCCGGAGGGGCGCATGGGCGTGAGAGAATCGATCAAGGCGCGCCTCGAGCGGCAGGGTGGCACAGCAGTCATCCGGTCTGAGGCGGGCACCGGCACCGAGGTGAGGTTGGAGATCTAG
- a CDS encoding PspC domain-containing protein, giving the protein MARNDLDLAWLDPSLGALQRRQPGVFTGLAQAIADRLGVDPVLVRVAFVVLALCGGLGVALYGWGSALTAGPDTRRPIDAYLPSFRGWPSPWAKAVVVTTTLAVMALTGAITPLPWLSGVALLGAFVIIRRTQTDTQQPSLTGHDAREIQNTPRDDHELIASWRASMAAAAGDARPLPTVELYGAPPLPEPRVSSTVAPPRTSWGAGIATVIVMVAVAPAAYLIFGLSPLETLAASSASAGVVVAGVGMLTRRRVPRSVLSLVVVLAISSALMAVQTAAPVPAAADGVLNIRVVGERSELVLTADDLEGITTIDLDAVGSDVTVRLPGTIENLTVDRGFGVVTHSSGAPDDALEVAVVVDLIAARVHFEEVS; this is encoded by the coding sequence ATGGCACGCAACGACCTCGATCTGGCCTGGCTCGACCCGAGCCTGGGCGCTCTGCAGCGCCGCCAGCCGGGGGTCTTCACTGGGCTCGCCCAGGCCATCGCCGATCGGCTGGGCGTAGATCCGGTCCTGGTGCGAGTCGCCTTCGTCGTCCTGGCCCTCTGCGGAGGGCTGGGCGTCGCCCTGTACGGCTGGGGATCAGCGCTGACCGCCGGCCCCGACACCCGTCGACCGATCGACGCCTACCTGCCCAGCTTCCGCGGCTGGCCCTCGCCCTGGGCGAAGGCCGTCGTGGTGACGACGACGCTGGCCGTGATGGCCCTCACCGGCGCGATCACCCCGCTCCCGTGGCTGAGCGGTGTCGCCCTCCTGGGCGCGTTCGTCATCATCCGGCGAACCCAGACCGACACGCAACAGCCCTCGCTGACCGGCCACGACGCTCGCGAGATCCAGAACACACCTCGTGACGACCACGAACTCATCGCGTCCTGGCGTGCCTCCATGGCCGCGGCAGCAGGTGACGCCCGGCCACTTCCTACGGTGGAGCTCTACGGCGCTCCCCCGCTTCCGGAACCGCGCGTCAGCTCCACCGTCGCCCCTCCGCGGACGAGCTGGGGGGCGGGGATTGCGACCGTCATCGTGATGGTGGCGGTTGCGCCCGCGGCGTACCTGATATTCGGGCTCAGTCCGCTGGAAACGCTCGCCGCGTCGTCGGCCAGTGCCGGTGTGGTCGTGGCCGGGGTCGGGATGCTCACCCGCAGACGGGTGCCACGCAGCGTGCTGTCGCTCGTCGTCGTGCTGGCGATCAGCTCGGCGTTGATGGCCGTGCAGACCGCAGCCCCTGTTCCCGCAGCGGCCGACGGCGTGTTGAACATCCGCGTGGTTGGCGAACGCTCAGAGCTCGTTCTCACCGCCGACGACCTCGAGGGCATCACGACCATCGACCTGGACGCCGTCGGCTCCGACGTGACGGTCCGCCTGCCCGGCACGATCGAGAACCTCACGGTCGACCGTGGGTTCGGCGTCGTCACCCACTCATCCGGCGCCCCCGACGACGCGCTCGAGGTGGCGGTCGTGGTGGACCTCATCGCCGCTCGCGTCCACTTCGAGGAGGTCTCATGA